The Maylandia zebra isolate NMK-2024a linkage group LG4, Mzebra_GT3a, whole genome shotgun sequence genome segment CAAACATTATCAAAGCACAGTAGATTACCATAAACAGCCTGTTAGAATATAGAAATCTGGATTAATTCTGCGTGCCAGGAGATGTGCTCATTTATGCACAATCGCATTCCCTCatgtgcacacgcacacacaaactaaGCGAGGGTCTTATAAACATTTCACAGGGAGAAGAAGAAGCACACACATGGAATTTGGACGCTTTATTTGGGCATGATGGGAGAAGGGAAGGGCCTGAGCTGACTGGGAGAGGGATAGAAATGTAATGTCTCGTGAAAGAGGAATCCCTCACACTAAAAATAACAGAATACAGTCAGATATTTACTGTACGGTGGGCTTTACTGTTTATACTGGCTCCAGTTCATCTGACACCTAGGCTAATAGGCTACTTCTGGGCACATTTATTGTGTGTCATGTGGATGGATGACTAAAGAGTCTTGGTTTAGGGATAATGGTGTCACAATTTCATAAACTCAGCGGAGAAGTATTGCAGTAATGtgcttttgtatttacagtattttagTCAGTCATATTTTGTGACTGGacattttttcactttaagcAATCAGTCCTCTTGACAAAGGAGCAATTTTAAGTGACCGGTGAGTTAGTTTACAATTTCCAAGGTGACTGAAACATACTGTACATGCATGGCCCAGTTCAGAGAAACTATTTCAAAGTCAGTGGATACATCATCGGACAAACTTctttggggtgggggtggggtgtcTTGGATGGTTGAAGAGATCTGGGTGGATTATAGAGATATGCTCTGAAGGCGCGAGGTTGAGAAAAAGTCCCGAGTCACAAAACTTGACGaggtgcagacagagagttTAAAGGGGCTTAAAACTATTAAGGAAGAAAGATGCAAAAATACAGAATGGGAGGGAAAGAGGAGATTAGTGCAGTTTCTGAAACTCAGAAGGGCATTTCTGCTGGAAGCTGTTTGTTCCTCCACCCACCGACCCCTCTCCCAACTCCTCTTGGGTCTGGCTATTTATGGTAGAAGCCTGTCTGAGGACTTCTGAAGGCTGAGTTCATGGCATCATAATTCCAACCTGTTGCTAGAGTAGGAGAGGAAGCTCTAAACATACCTGGATTTGGTCAACAAGCCCTCAGGCGTCAGCTCAGACCTATTCAATCAGTCCGGTCATATTCTTGCATATGTGTCTCTggtacttttaaaaataaaatgttgaacAAAATGTTTTACCTGACTCAGGGACTTTCAGCACTCTATTTATGTTTGCACTAGACAGTGAAAGTTGTTGCCACTTCAACAGCGAGCCAGTATAGCAGTGATCATCACAGTACTCGATTCTTTTGCTCCTTTCATTACTTAGGCTCTGACTGACACCTAAAAAGATGAACAGTTTTTCAATGGAACTGTCTTCAATCTCCATATTTCATACACAATTCACCTCCACTGGTTTTACTTTTTCCATGCTGGTGTACCTGACACTTACAGTGCAGAACCTGGACTGTGCTCAGTtctactgctgctgcttttagTGGTTacaccttaagagagctgtgcattaaCAAATGCCCACAGacttcaatgaactgaagcaatgttgtaaagaagagCGAGCGAAGATTCCTCTTATAAAGTCATCTAGAAATCCAACACTTTCAGTTTTTGCTGCTAAAACTGGTTCTACAATCTATTGACTTATAAGGTGTACTTTggattttgttaaataaataatgagtcAGCCTAATATTTGTTCATCTGAAGTTGTATATAAATACTTAATAAATACTTTAAGACTTGGTATGGACTACAttaatattgtgtgtgtgtgtgtgtgtgtgtatgtgtgtgtgtgtgtgtgtgtgtatatatataaatatatatagaaCCTcgaaagataagataagataagataagataagataactctttattgtcattgcacagtcatacatagtacagtagtacaatgaaattggaaaaactgtcctacgtcggcactacatataacacaacacgacacgatatgacacatcacaacgtaacaaacaacacaacacagtatattaacttagtataaaaaagaagaataagtgtatgtgtattgcacactgttattattgcacattaattattattgcaccttgttataaatataaatattattgttatcgttttaaacattgttacctccccctaaaaagtccagggaggtatccagtcaggtcagctatttacattgatcagggctattgccctgttgtaaaagctgtccttgagtctatttgttcgggacctcagcagcctgaacctcctgccagacggcagcagcttaaacacccggtgtcctgggtgtgtgcagtcccgtaggatgctgcgtgccctcttgagacagcgagtgctgtacaggtccttcagggagggaagaggatgtccaatgattttttgggccatgttgatgaccctctggagtgcctttctgtgtgctgtggtgcagctggagaaccacacaccgatgcaatatgtcagcacactttcaatggagcagcggtagaagacggtcagcagctccttcttcaggtccatttttctgaggattctcagaaagtggagacgctgttgggccttctttaagaccgcagaggtgttagagctccattggaggtctgtgtctatgtgcacacccagaaacttgaaactggagaccctttccacgcactccccgttgatgctgacaggctgcagctcggacttcctccttctgaagtcaactaccagttcttttgttttggtggtattgaggtccaggttgttgtctgcacaccaatctgacagcctctgaacttcagctctgtatgcagtctcatctccccctgagatgagccccaccacagtggtatcatctgcaaacttgatgactgtgttgtctgggtgggaactaacacagtcatgtgtgtacagagtgtacagtatggggactcagtacacagccttgtggagagccggtgttgaggctgagggctgaggaaagatgaggccccactctaactctctgtacacggtctgagaggaagtctctgatccagcggcaggtggtggaaggaagtccaatttccagcagtttatctattagtctgtccgggagtatcgtattgaaagcagagctaaagtcaacaaagagcagcctggcgtaacggccctgcacttccaggtgagagatggtggtgtggagcgttgtagcaatggcatcttcagttgatctgttagctctgtatgcaaactggagcgggtcgagtgtgggtggcaggcaggacatgatgtgacgtcggaccagtttctcaaagcacttcattataACAGGTGTTAGAGCAACTGGTCGGTAGTCGTTGAGGCTGCTAATGTTAGTACGCTTTGGCAGTGGGACAATTGTGGCTGACTTTAGGCACGGCGGGATGCAGGACTGGGACAGTGAAGTGTTGAAGATCTTAGTGAAGACCCCAGCCAGCTGGTCTGCACACTCTTTTAGGACCTTTGCGGTTACCCCATCTGGTCCGGTggccttcctggggttcactgccctcagtgtgcgcctcacctcatattcctgcactatgaggcttgggctgctgctgtccgatgtttttgctgctgctgcctctggtcCCTTCACCTCAAAGCGTGCGAAGAAGtggttcagctcctctgcaagcTCCGCGTTACCCTCAGTCAACGTGGTATTGCCAGGTTTGTAGTTGGTTAAGTGCTGAACTCCCTGCCATACCTGTCGTGAGTTGTTGGTGGTGAAGTGGTCTTCGATCCTTCTCTTGTACGCTGCCTTGGCCTCTCTGATGCCTCTTTTCAACTGAGATCTGGCTGCACTGTACTGCATACCATCCCCGGATCTAAAAGCGGCGTCACGTTGCTTCAGCAGGACCTGGACCTCTTTAGTCATCCAGGGTTTCTGGTTGGAATACACCCGGAGACGTTTGTCCACAGTGACACTGTTGACACAGAAATTAATATATGAGAGCACTGATGTTGTGTGCTCTTCAAGGTCCTGATGTTCGAACACGCTCCAGTCCGTGTtttcaaaacagtcctgcagctgaTGTGATGCACCTTCTGGCCaggttttcacagtttttgtgACTGGGGGGGCTCTTCTCCTAATGGGAGTGTATGCAGGGATCAACAGCATGGACATGTGGTCTGACAAACCTAGATGTGGTAGAGGGGTTGCTCTGTAGCCTTTTTGGATGTTGCTGTAGGCTTTATCCAATGTGTTTTTCCCCCTCGTTGCACATTTAATATGctgttcaaatctggggaatacTGACCTTAAATCAGCATGGTTGAAGTCCCCAGCTATAATGTGCACTGCGTTTGGATGGGAGTTCTGCTGGTTGCTTATTGTCTTGTGCAGCTCCTCCATGGCagagttagcattagcatcggGTGGTACATACACGGCCGTTACCATGACAACAGTAAACTCGCGAGGTATGTAGACGGGTCTGCACTTCACAGTCAAGTATTCCAAATCCGGGGAACAGTGGCTGTCTacagtctttgtgtttttgcaccaGCTGTCATTGGTGTAGATGCATAAGAGGATGTAACTTATTCTTACAATGACTGTAAGAATACCTTTCAATGTTGCCTCAAACTTTTTCAGCCTTTAGGACTTCACATTTcaacaaaagattaaaaaaactcCTTCAACTCTTCCAAGGCCTTTAAAGATGCAGAGTATAAAATCTCACCCCTAGgcactagatgtcagtagattgcagATTGCAGTCAAGTGAACTTGACATCTTCCACAAACCAGCGCCCACTCCTATCAATATTTAATGGATTATTTCTAATTTTATGAGAATGCTTAATTCTTTGGAACATGTAATTTTACACACTAATCAATGTATGTTTTGTGAGCACATTTAACTGACTGTATGTTTAACTTTCCCTCTTCATAGAGATTTAACGCTGACATTATTGACTTTTTACATCAGCTGGCCTTTAATTTCCTTTACTTCTTAACAGCTTTCAGTTATAACTCTCACCTTTATTCAGCTTTTACTCTTACACTTACATGTGCACTGCTTTCATCTCTCTTTTCAGCTAACATGTCAACTCTTTTCAGTGTTTACACTCTGAATGGCACATTCAGATCTCCAAGCATCACCTGCACCAGATCACCTGCTGTCAGTACTTATTCTTTTCACATCAGCTGACACCTTTCCATCTATACACTTGCACTAGCACTCTAATATCTGGGTTTCTCCTTAGTTCCAGTTGTGAACATTTGCAGCCTGTCTTTATTTTCGCTTGTTTTCCTCTATGTCCAGATCTTGGCTCTCACTCACATGCTGGAACAGGCCAGTGACACCTTTGGCTAAAATTGCTGGTGTCAGTGAGGTGCTGCTTGTTAGCGTGTTTGTTATAAAACGATGCCCAGGCCAGGGGTTTTTAAGCACCTTGTAAAAGTGGACTCCGTTTATAGCTCCTCCAAAGTCTGGAATGTTtatttgagtttttcttttttctttttaaatgtctgtttttgtttctccgTGTCTGGGAAAGGTCTTCAGAATAAATTCCTCTTGAAATAGACATATCCCTAtaatctatttatttttacataacTATTACTTGCTCAATGTTGTGTCTGGCTTGTGCTGCATACTAGGAGCAAGCTCAGATATTGGACCTTGTAAagacagggagagaggagaCTTGGCATTTACAGACATGAATTCATTAAGTTAAAATGtcttacaaacacacagtcGACGTAAGGAGACGGTGATTTTCTCGGGGAAATCGGCTGTGCTGTGAAAACCAGAGAGCCCGTACAAAATGTATGctacgttaaaaaaaaaaagaaaagcgctGACGGATAACGTGTTTTTGTAACAGGCaggtgtgtttctctgtgtacaAAACACACAGGTGATGAGATTCAGCCCATACATGACTGAAGTTAAACAGTGAATGTGCATTGTAGTAGCAAGAGGAAATGTTCATTGAGTCTGTTATGTGACCTTTTTTGGTAAAGCTTCTCAAGCACGGACTCTGACCAAACCCCTTGACCGattggtacacacacacacaggagatgGTTTCAATCACAGACCTCTACAGTGGCTCAGACCCCTCCTCCAAATTTTTCACTTTCCGTGCTCCTTCACGGGTCTCTTTCATCCCCATTTCGAGCAATGCTCTCCTCCCTTTTATCTCATAGCGAACGTCTCAGTCCGTGCTTcacctttccttttttgttgaaTATCTCCATCACTTTCctcacaaacactttttaaaagaaaacacagagcagtGGTGCCAGCTACCAGTAGTTAGTTTTGGCTTGCCTAAGTAGAACTGTCATACTACTGACTGCTGACAAATGACTGGACAGGTTACACCACAAACAACAGGtcatgctgacgtcagtgtttTTGATAACACTTTATAATACAACCTGTCACTAAAAGTGTAACTAAATGGAATTTCAGTGTGTTGTATTTGAAATTACAATCTAATTATATTTACCTATAAATACTGAAAAGTCGGTGGACTAGAATAATGGGGTAACAAATGTATAAGTATGTTTTACTGTGCAATTTCATggtaattttgcagaaaaacaaaccgTATTTCTCCATCTTACATGttaaatgcaccgtatttgttGGGTGCGGGTCCTATTATGGAGTGGAATAATCTTCATTATACTGATGTGCATGATGGGTGTTCTATTATTCAATTGTCCTTTTATTTTACTAATATATATGTAAGTCCAACTtacttttgtttcctgttcaaacacaaactaaagtaaatttaagtaaagtataattaaaaaaaactgattgTTACTACTTTATTCTAGTGTACACAGGTTtaagtatatacagtataattACATTGTAATTAAATTATACTGAAGCGCCATTGAATTAGAGGGGAGTTGCACCTGTAGCCGCCCGCCATATTATAAAAGTTTGCATAATGAAAATAGAAATTTAGAGTCAAAATAAAACTCCAACATactggttttctatgttttcaactttattgaagaaaaaaaacacttcaaGTAAGTCTCAGCTTTCAGCACTACAATTATGTGATGATTAGTAGTGGTCATTGTAGACAACAACAGCCTGAGTCACAAGGTAATGCTCGGACGAGGACCCCGAAGGCTGCGTGCGTCTCCGTGTGTGTGTAGTGTAGGCTGTTTCACATTAAAATCTCCAGAAAACATAACAAGATCATtgcattaaaacacaaaaacagacagagGATGTAAAAGGAGAAGCCACACTGGCAAATCATTCACaggagaaaaaggggaaaaaaaaaaaagaaaagacgtgATCATCACTGAACTTTATCATTATAGAAATCTTCCAGATTCAGCCGATTACATTTCATTGCACAACCAGAAAACAAAGAACGACAAAACTAAAGGAAAGAATGTTTCGTCTTGTACCGTGAATACCCGTGAGAGAAACTGAAGTATAGCATACAACTTCCACCAGCTCAGAAGCAACCCATTTAATATCAGCAGTCTTTTTGTCTAAATGTCTGTCTATTTTGAGACCCCAATAGAAAAGCTCAGCTGTAAGGCCAAAGCGTATTTCATTTCAACATATGCTTGTTGAGCATGTGGAAGAACAACCTAACCGCATTCCAGGCAAACTGGTGGAGGTTCAAATCCAAACTTGCAATTTTGTTCCAAATATATCAGAGTTTGATCACAGGATGATTTTTGCTAACTTTttgatatatatacacatatagcTAAGCAATTTCTCTTTATGAAATGCCATAACAAATAGTGGCAATCTGGCTgttgtaaacaaataaaaataattagtaCAGAATACAGATCACAGCCTTATATCATTCCACTCACTCTCTTTCCAAAAAGCCTCAAAGTGTGCGACAGAGATCTTGAAATATATTCTGTAGAAAAACCCTGACAGGTACAAAAACTCTATTTGTCCAGTTCGCAAAAGAGCTACACAACAAACATCCCAACTGTGTCCTTTTTACATTGTGCATGAGACATGTGCCAGAGAGCAGTCTCAGTCTAAACTCATCCAAAAAGAGCAATACGCTACAACAAGAAGCGTATCAGCATCACTGCTCGGCCGAGTCTCAGTAAAGTCTCCCGTGCTCGGTAGTTCAGACTGAATATTCACAGCTTTGATTTCAGGAGGCTGGAGAAATGAGACACTAGCCTTCCCGTCCACTACGTGTACAGCTTAAAGaacttgtgtttaaaaaaaacaaaacacaacaaaaagaacTTCATTTTCGACATCTGCAGGATCATTTCAATGCCACTAAATAACCTCTCGCAACATTCAGATATATACCCTGCCCAGAAAACGGGCTCCCCTGCTGGGATCAGCTTTGGGATTATAATACTTGGCCGGATTAATCACTGTGCAGGCAggttataaaaatatatatacacagagtATACATAAGGAATATAGAGGAAATAATCACTGGATATTACATTAGAAAGTTCATGCTAATTCAAATCTGACTGCATCACATCCACCGTTTGTCTAAAAAGGCACAAGATACTGTAGCCCCTCCTTAGCGGTGACAGACAGAAATACAGGAGAGTCACAGCCCCACGGGGAATGTGCTTTATATTTccacagtgaaaacagcagcagagatTCTCAGACTATTTTAAACATTGATCCAACGAGACAAAGACTCGAAGGAGAAATCCACCAGTTTAACacttcaagtgtgtgtgtgtctgtgcaagtAACATTTgctgggaggaggaggggggggggggggctgaggCTAAAagagaaagggttttatttaaATGCTATATAATTAATGTTTAGTTTAAGTTGTGCAAGGATGGAAAAATTTATTAAATTAGATTTTCTTGCAGATTTTTAGGGATATGTAGTTACTGTCATTCATTTTTGGATGTGAATGCagctcaagtttaaataaaaccCTTTCAAGCGAAGAAAGTACAAACCTGCAACCTGTTATTTCAAGATTTgatagcaaaaataaaaaaaaataaaaaatcccaaacctgaaacatctgctgtgtttctgtctgtcaTGAAATCAGCTGTTAAGAATTTGCTGACAGAAGAACTGATGAATCTGTAAGAACTGAAGTCTGTAAATCTGAGTAATGCCAACTGGCCTATGGAAAGTGTGGTAACATCTTAGCCATACAGTACGCACAACTTACCTACTGTATGCGTATACACTGTACAGACATGCAGGTTGAGGGGAAACAATCAAAAAATACAAGTAGTACATGCTTTGAGTATGCTCTGAGAGGACAACACATTTTGGAAGATACCCAGCCCAGCCCCACCCAACCCCTTTAGCATTAGATTAATGCATTTAATATTTAGATGTTAGTCATCTATTTACCCTATTCACTAAGGCGTCACAGAAATATGTCAATCGTACCATGCTCTATCGTGacgatacattttatacagtaaagtaaaTCATGCAGATTGCCACGGTGCTTTCTGATGTCGCAGACCGGTCCATCGAAATTCATGTTCTTATCTGCCAGACAATTTTTGAAAAAActaatgtaaataataaaatggcATATTGCTACCATTCCTATTGCTCAGATTCTGCAAAAAGGACAAGCACCACCatggtgtttaaaaaaagggcACTGAATACAGTGTGTAAGATTGCACGCTATGCAGTGCATGTGCAAACAAGTGGAACAAGTACATGTGGGTGAGTCTGCTTTCCACTATTAGAGTCACTGAAAACAGGGTGGataagtgggggggggggggggggggggatctaactacaaaaacaaacaaacaaacaaacaaacaataaacaacaCAATTAGAAGCAGTTTAGCAAAGCTGCTCTGCTGCACTGCACTGGCTGGGATAAGCTCTGAAGACAGAGGGAGAAGTCGCTCTGAGCCATTAATGTTGACACAGATGAAGTCTTGAaagataaaaacagttttttccttttttaacagggaaaaaaaaataaacagctgatTAATTCATGAGGACGGGCTCGACAGACTCTTTTGTAAGGCAGGGGGAGAGGTAGAACGAAAATGCTGGAGCTCAATTGTGGAGCCCTACCCAGTGAGGCAGAGGGTTGCAATGAAAATGATATTCCTTTGATTGCTAATGAcaagtgttaaattaaaaaaaaaaagccatcatGAAGAATACTGAAAAGGCAAAACTGTCCTGTTAGGAGCGAAAGGTGTAAGAGAGTGAGTCTCTGTCTCTCCTGCATGCATATTCTGTGTTTTACATAGAAACTCCAAATGATAACGAGGCTGGAGGGGCATGGCTGGTGATACAGGTAGGTGCCACTTGTTACGAGGAGGCCACAGCAGGTGATACTGTAGAAGAGGCATTcatggtgttttttttcctgtctcttTTTTTGTGAGGTTTGATGAGTTTAAGACAAGAGCCCTATAGATTCACAAACACTGTACGGGTCTGACGGATGAATTAGTCACTCTGCAGGCCACGAGTGTGGAATGATGAAGAAGCCTCGAGTTTGTCAGGAGCAAAAGTGAGtgcgattgttttttttgttgtttttgaaggGGGCTAAGCAGTAATGTAATGGGCGATATACTCCTCTACTGTTATtgctttcctgtttttttcccttccccTCACGCCCCCTCCCACAGGCACTTCAGAGGATTGGGCTTTGGCTGAAGTTGAGTGTGAGAGCAGGCTGTGGGGGAGATGACAGAGGATTGGTGGTAGTGACAGGAGTAACAGACAGAGTTAAAAGTGTTCTTTTGAGCTCTACCTTGTCGTCTGAAAGCTATCACCCAGCAGGATACTAATCTGTCAGTGAAAAAGGTTGCAAACGCTGGTGCTTGTCCTGTGCCAGGGTGAGAACCTGAGGACTCTTAGCCCAGGCCACTAGCTGACTTCAAGAAGATCAGGGGCTGAGATTGAGGGTGAGAGGGAAGCTGAGGCTTTATTAAAAGAGCAAGGTTCCTGGTTGTCCAGCCTCCCTCCATGCTTATTGTCTGTGTCTACAAATGCTGTGCTCTACACCTCCTCAGTCTGTATGGTTGTTTGTGTGCTTCTTATCTAAGGAAGATGACGCCTCTGCTTCTACCTTGACCTTTCGCCCTCCTCTCCCAGTCAGGACCTTGTAGCAGCCCCGAGTGATTTTGTACATCCAAATAATGTTCAAGACATCCAGGGCAATGCAGGAGGTGATCCATGCCACCTGGGCACCCAAGCCCAGCCGCTCAAACTCCGGAGTGCCAAAAGTGGCGAATACACTGGCCCAGTAGGATGGCATGACTGCAATGCGCACCAGGAAGAACACCACAGCCATAGCAACCCCATTTAATACCACCAACCGGTGTGAGCGTGGGTACTTTAATGACTCGAAGAACCACCTGGAGGAGAAAGAGCCATTAGGAAATGTCAGGGAACAAGATATGTCTGCCATATGGTGTGAAGGGGATCCTGACAAGTACATATTCACAAGTGAGGATGACTCACCTTTGGTTCACAAATGGTGTGGATAGCTCAGAAATGAGACGGAAATTGGCAAAGTAGGGAAGGACACCACGGGTCTGCGAAGAGCAAACAACACAGATGATGAGGAATTTAGGAAGCAGAaggacacaaaaacaacaagaatcGGGTTTCAGAAAAATGAGCCACTCACCAAAACATATCCGTAAGCATAGAGCGCCGCCAAGTGGTGGCAAACGAAAAAGCTGTCCCCCATAGTGCTCCAATTACATGCTAGCAGCACCAGGTCTGGAGAGCAGGTGGAGACATTGGTCATTAAGCTAGCAAAACATTACACAGCTGACTTTAGAAGAAAAGAACAGAGCCCAGGCTGAACTGAGTCTAACACGAACACAGAATACTCAGGACTTTGACTCTAAAAATGACTTTGACATAATCAATTCATCAACAGATGAATTAAAACTTGTTACAAAACTTGGAGAGCTGACAATACATTCAAAACTAGAATCAAGTCATAAAACAGCAACTGAAGATAAGGAGAGcaagaacaaaagaacaaagaacacaaattTGCAGAAGAAACTGAAGGAGACATCTATGGTCCTCCATTTTCAACAGCACTCATGCAGCATTTTCATGGACTTAAGCAAAAAGTCCatgaaatatgtttttatttcttattcttTTGAGAGAACAATCAAATTGGTATACTAGTGGACAATTTCCTTTCCTAGTATTTTCAAAAGTTCAGTCGCTGATAATGAGCTTGCTCTGGACATTTCCCTACCATCACGATGACCAACCCACTCATGTGGCCATTATTTGGCTGCAGATTCCACAGATTCCCCTGCTAATTACCCAATCTCATATTCGACTGATGCCACAGTTTTATCAATCCCTGTAATTATAAAGGCGCAGATGGAAACCATTTATTAGTCATCACAAATTTCTGCAACCAGGCCTAACAGTCTAATTACCGTGCCTGACAAAGCCCAGCCTCCCAAGTCAGCAGTTATTGCTCTTTTGAAACGACTGAACTTTTActaatgaatcatttattattaatggtttattaCCATCTTCTGTACCACTGAGACTTGGCTCAAACTAGAGGACTACTGCCCCCTTGTGGAATTTTGCTGACTAAACTACAAATTCTTGAATGCCCTGAGGCGCTCGGGCTGTGGTGGGGTAATCGCTGCGGTTTACAAGGGTAATTTGAATTGTGTTCCATTTCCTCCCACttcttttcattcattcaaattACTATTGTTCAAAATTGACTGTGAAAATCTAGTTTGCTATATTATTATCTACTGACCTCCTAAATCTGCTACCAACTTCCCTAAATGAGTTCCCCAATCGACCTTCATCTATtgttaaatttgacaagctCATTTTGGTATGCGACTTTAACTTGCGCATTGATTCCTCTAACTGAATTTTACACAAGGCATTTCATTTAGTGTAACATGTTAATGGTCGCACACAATGGTGGGCACATCCTGGTTGGTTGTTTTACTCTTGGCTCATCTTTAGACTCTCTCTGTATGTCATATTTACTGTTTCACCATAAGTGTAATATTTTTGCCACAGTTTTGCAGCCAGTATCGTTTTCAAAGAGGAGAATCATAAAGCCTAGGATCTTTAATGAGAACACAGTGGCTACATTTTTAACTCTCTTACCAAGTGTCAATTATATTTGTAATAAAGCTGAGATAGAAAAATACAAATCACTGCCTTTTCATGACGGAACCAGTTACTAACCAGTCTACTTCTTTGGCTTAATTAGCATGAAAAACAGTCCAAGGTTCTTGTTTAACACCACGAACAGACTCCTTAATCCTGCTCAGTCTGGTTTTCCTGCCCAGCCCTCGGCTGaatgtgaaaaacattttttttcctcttctgttGTCTGTTAAGATCAATTATATCAGGTCACAATTAAACCCTAGTTGCTATCAACCTGCTCAGTTGTGTCATGGAGTTCTGTTATCTAAGTTTTTTCCACGACAGATCTTCGTTATGTTTCCTAAAATGTGGAATTGTATGTAATAGTAGCCTTTGACACCACTGATAATCCCATTCTTATTACAGAACTGGTTTGGTATCTCAGGCCTAGCTCCTAAATGGTCTCATCATACTTATCTGACAGATACTCCAGAATTCATATTAACTGTATGTCCTTATCAGAGCCCCTCATATGAGGGGTTCCACAGAGCTCAATCCTGGGTCcagttctgttttctgtatatATGTTACCCCTGGGTTATCTATTAAATAGCTTCTAACAGGGATTTCCGACCGCTGTTATGCTGATGATACATTTTTCTGTTAAGtcaaacaacctgaagagcctcTCCTATCTCGGGGA includes the following:
- the tlcd4b gene encoding TLC domain-containing protein 4-B, which codes for METRELTVVAGSFVGFQLLFSVASPPLSSAITPGYGRLPPTKLTEWNSRLVSTVHALIVGLFCLYILWYDDAVNANPVWGDPSLVKLNVAITCGYLLYDLVLLACNWSTMGDSFFVCHHLAALYAYGYVLTRGVLPYFANFRLISELSTPFVNQRWFFESLKYPRSHRLVVLNGVAMAVVFFLVRIAVMPSYWASVFATFGTPEFERLGLGAQVAWITSCIALDVLNIIWMYKITRGCYKVLTGRGGRKVKVEAEASSSLDKKHTNNHTD